One region of Pseudomonadota bacterium genomic DNA includes:
- a CDS encoding cobalamin biosynthesis protein, which translates to MRTAIVTLANIAEPTVRQLQTALPEARVYGRVNRVRHCDEAFELASVLLPQLYREGVRIVGVCSSGILMRCLGPALADKHREPPVLAVASDGSSVVPLIGGHRGANALARDLASALGGHAAITTAADVTLGVALDEPRAGYRLATPEHYPNAVSRLLAGEPLRHDSDAPPVVGEGGDSLPRGDGTLGITVTSEALPSERGELHYAPLDHVLGVGCERGCSAEELRTLALDTLAAHGISRHAIAAVTSLDLKSDEPAVHALAAELGVPARFFSREALAAEAPRLANPSAIVAAEVGVPGVAEAAALAAVGPAGRLVVEKCKSARATCAVATRQSGVFESVEFGRSRGTLHLIGTGPGQPDWRLPAVEQV; encoded by the coding sequence GTGAGAACCGCTATTGTCACCCTGGCGAACATCGCCGAGCCCACAGTGCGGCAGCTGCAGACCGCCTTGCCGGAAGCGCGTGTCTACGGCCGCGTCAATCGCGTGCGGCACTGTGACGAGGCCTTCGAGCTTGCCAGTGTGCTGTTGCCCCAGCTCTACCGCGAGGGCGTGCGCATCGTCGGCGTGTGCTCCAGTGGCATCCTGATGCGGTGTCTCGGCCCTGCGCTTGCGGACAAACACCGCGAACCTCCGGTGCTGGCGGTCGCCAGCGACGGATCGAGCGTGGTGCCGTTGATCGGTGGCCACCGGGGGGCAAACGCACTCGCCCGCGACCTCGCCTCCGCGTTGGGCGGACACGCGGCGATCACCACGGCGGCGGATGTCACCCTCGGCGTGGCGCTCGACGAGCCACGTGCGGGCTACCGCCTTGCCACCCCCGAGCACTATCCGAACGCGGTGTCCCGGCTGCTGGCGGGGGAACCCCTGCGCCACGACAGCGATGCACCGCCAGTGGTGGGCGAAGGCGGCGACAGCCTGCCGCGCGGCGACGGCACGCTGGGCATCACCGTGACCTCGGAGGCGTTGCCGTCCGAGCGTGGTGAGTTGCACTACGCACCGCTCGATCACGTTCTCGGTGTCGGCTGTGAGCGCGGTTGCTCGGCCGAGGAGCTGCGCACCCTGGCGCTCGACACGCTCGCGGCGCACGGCATTTCGCGCCACGCGATCGCCGCGGTGACGTCGCTCGACCTCAAGTCCGACGAACCCGCGGTCCATGCGCTGGCTGCGGAACTCGGCGTGCCGGCACGGTTTTTCTCACGCGAGGCCCTCGCTGCCGAGGCGCCGCGTCTGGCCAACCCGTCGGCGATTGTCGCAGCCGAGGTGGGCGTGCCGGGTGTGGCCGAGGCGGCCGCCCTCGCAGCGGTCGGGCCCGCGGGGCGTCTGGTGGTCGAGAAATGCAAGTCTGCACGGGCTACCTGTGCGGTGGCAACGCGGCAGAGCGGTGTGTTCGAGTCGGTCGAGTTCGGTCGGTCGCGCGGCACGCTGCACCTGATCGGCACCGGTCCAGGTCAGCCGGATTGGCGCTTGCCGGCGGTGGAGCAGGTG
- the cobI gene encoding precorrin-2 C(20)-methyltransferase, with amino-acid sequence MAETNVAGTLYGVGVGPGDPELLTLKALRLIRAASLIAYPAPDTGPSFARQIVAEFVPEGTREYAITIPMKTDRFPVQSIYDDAARTLGAALDAGDSVVVLCEGDPFFYGSFMYLHSRMVAQHPCVVVPGVSSIMAGGATASTPLASLSETFAVAPAPLPRDRLVALLASHDNVVFMKVGRHLEKVRGVIAEVGLTAHATYMERLGTAQQACLPLAELGDVTAPYFSLIQVNRRRSEPV; translated from the coding sequence ATGGCTGAGACGAACGTGGCGGGCACACTGTACGGCGTCGGGGTCGGGCCTGGCGATCCGGAACTGCTGACGCTCAAGGCGTTGCGTTTGATTCGCGCGGCCTCGCTGATCGCCTATCCGGCCCCCGACACCGGCCCGAGTTTCGCGCGCCAGATCGTCGCCGAGTTCGTGCCTGAGGGCACACGCGAGTACGCGATCACCATCCCGATGAAGACCGACCGCTTTCCGGTGCAATCGATCTACGACGACGCGGCGCGCACGCTGGGCGCTGCCCTTGATGCCGGGGACAGTGTTGTGGTGCTCTGCGAAGGTGACCCCTTCTTCTACGGCAGCTTCATGTACCTGCACAGTCGGATGGTGGCGCAGCATCCCTGTGTCGTAGTGCCGGGCGTGTCCTCGATCATGGCCGGTGGCGCAACGGCGTCGACGCCGCTCGCCTCGCTGTCTGAAACCTTTGCTGTCGCGCCCGCCCCACTGCCGCGTGACCGGCTGGTCGCGCTGCTGGCGTCGCACGACAACGTGGTGTTCATGAAGGTGGGACGTCACCTCGAGAAGGTGCGCGGCGTCATCGCCGAAGTGGGTTTGACCGCGCACGCGACCTACATGGAACGGCTGGGCACGGCACAGCAAGCCTGCTTGCCACTCGCCGAACTCGGCGACGTCACCGCACCGTATTTTTCCCTGATACAAGTGAACCGACGACGGAGTGAGCCGGTGTGA
- a CDS encoding sulfite exporter TauE/SafE family protein has translation MSGSDLLWLSFAVGLAGLVRGFAGFGTALVYVPLAGLVIPPVWVVMTILVYDLIGPLPLVPESVRSARRPDLVMLALGLCVGVPVGVWLLADVDPTAFRWGTSLLAGVLLAVLVSGWRYAHYLQPPGVVGVGALGGLLGGVAGVPGPPVILLYMSGPGRAAEVRATVNLYLLIFDAIVFAAFAGFGMLALEPLLLGVLLIPPYMLACWTGARLFDPEREKLFRTVAYVLIGGAALYGIPWHG, from the coding sequence GTGAGCGGGTCTGATTTGCTGTGGTTGAGCTTCGCCGTCGGCCTCGCCGGGCTTGTGCGGGGTTTTGCCGGCTTCGGCACGGCGCTGGTCTACGTGCCGCTTGCGGGGCTGGTGATACCGCCGGTGTGGGTGGTCATGACGATCTTGGTGTACGACCTCATCGGGCCGCTGCCGCTGGTGCCCGAATCGGTGCGCAGCGCCCGCCGCCCTGACCTCGTGATGCTCGCGTTGGGCTTGTGCGTCGGCGTGCCTGTTGGCGTCTGGCTCTTGGCTGACGTTGACCCAACCGCCTTTCGCTGGGGCACGTCGTTGCTTGCGGGCGTGCTGCTCGCCGTGTTGGTCTCGGGGTGGCGTTACGCGCACTACCTGCAACCGCCCGGTGTGGTCGGGGTCGGCGCTCTGGGCGGTTTGCTCGGCGGTGTGGCCGGTGTGCCCGGGCCGCCGGTGATCCTGCTGTACATGAGCGGGCCGGGAAGGGCCGCCGAGGTGCGCGCCACGGTGAACCTCTACCTGCTGATCTTTGACGCCATCGTTTTCGCGGCCTTCGCCGGCTTCGGCATGCTTGCGCTCGAGCCGCTGTTGCTCGGGGTGCTGTTGATACCGCCCTACATGCTCGCCTGCTGGACCGGGGCGAGGCTCTTCGACCCCGAGCGGGAGAAGCTCTTTCGCACCGTGGCCTACGTGCTGATCGGCGGTGCGGCGCTCTACGGGATTCCCTGGCATGGCTGA
- the cbiE gene encoding precorrin-6y C5,15-methyltransferase (decarboxylating) subunit CbiE, whose translation MNAPITVVGVTEAGDAALSVRARDALAGADWVLGGARHFELLDAALPAVERVPWSRPLQDSFARLDARGSQSVVVLASGEPQWHGIATTLIARYGGDAVTVVPAVGAFSLAAAALSWPLEQTHCRSLHAHDLAMLAVWCYPGARLLLLSDGADAPREIAARLRDLKLDAVRLRVFEHLGGPRQASSAWLSPADGIGCYAELNLVALDVPDTVQHTAVGAMPGLPDEAFAHDGQLTKRSVRAATLAKLRPLPGQCLWDLGAGCGSVAIEWVRAALALSPGTPPAGTVLACAVERNPARVGMLEHNRVALGTPQLAVYASDTADVIDRLPPPSAIFVGGGLTQWRGDGGTDDTARALALIARCIEALPVGGRLVANAVTLASEAALVAAQARHGGDLERLMVSTSQAVGRYTALQPSMAVLQWCWTRLPAPSADRAQHDGARRD comes from the coding sequence TTGAACGCGCCGATCACCGTCGTGGGGGTCACCGAAGCGGGCGATGCGGCCCTGAGCGTGCGCGCGCGCGACGCGCTGGCCGGCGCCGATTGGGTGCTCGGTGGTGCGCGCCATTTCGAGTTGCTTGACGCCGCGTTGCCAGCCGTCGAGCGGGTGCCGTGGTCGCGGCCGCTGCAGGACAGCTTCGCACGTCTCGATGCGCGGGGCAGTCAATCGGTCGTGGTGCTCGCCAGTGGCGAACCGCAGTGGCACGGCATCGCTACCACACTGATTGCGCGTTATGGCGGCGACGCGGTGACGGTCGTGCCAGCGGTCGGTGCTTTCAGCCTCGCAGCCGCGGCGCTGTCGTGGCCCCTCGAGCAGACCCACTGCCGCAGCCTGCACGCACACGACCTGGCCATGCTCGCTGTTTGGTGCTACCCCGGTGCCAGGCTGTTGCTGTTGAGCGACGGCGCCGACGCCCCGAGAGAGATAGCCGCGCGATTGCGTGACTTGAAACTCGACGCGGTGCGGCTGCGGGTGTTCGAGCACCTCGGCGGGCCACGGCAGGCCAGCAGCGCCTGGTTGTCGCCGGCTGACGGCATCGGGTGCTACGCCGAACTCAACCTGGTGGCGCTCGATGTGCCGGACACCGTGCAGCACACCGCCGTCGGTGCGATGCCAGGCTTGCCGGACGAGGCGTTCGCCCACGACGGCCAATTGACCAAACGGAGTGTGCGGGCGGCGACCCTGGCCAAGTTGCGGCCGCTGCCCGGCCAGTGTCTGTGGGACCTCGGTGCCGGCTGCGGTTCGGTGGCGATCGAGTGGGTGCGTGCCGCGCTCGCCCTGTCCCCCGGCACGCCGCCGGCCGGCACCGTGCTGGCCTGTGCGGTCGAGCGCAACCCGGCGAGGGTCGGCATGCTCGAGCACAACCGCGTGGCGCTGGGAACCCCTCAACTCGCGGTGTACGCCAGTGACACCGCGGACGTGATCGACCGCTTGCCACCCCCCTCGGCCATCTTCGTCGGCGGCGGCCTGACCCAGTGGCGGGGCGACGGCGGTACGGATGACACCGCGCGCGCGCTCGCGCTGATCGCGCGGTGCATCGAGGCCTTGCCGGTCGGCGGGCGGTTGGTGGCCAACGCCGTCACATTGGCGTCCGAGGCCGCGTTGGTGGCCGCGCAGGCACGACACGGCGGCGATCTCGAACGGTTGATGGTCTCGACGAGTCAGGCGGTCGGGCGGTACACCGCCCTGCAGCCGTCGATGGCGGTGTTGCAGTGGTGCTGGACGCGGCTGCCGGCGCCGTCCGCGGACCGCGCGCAGCACGACGGGGCCCGGCGTGATTGA
- a CDS encoding precorrin-8X methylmutase, which yields MSRYEYARDPAAIYSESFATVRREANLARFDAAEADIAVRMVHACGHVPIADDVVFGGGFVPAVERALRAGAPIFCDCEMVRRGVIERILPTAASAPRCCLTHSDVPALANRLGTTRSAAAVELWRDELAGAVVLIGNAPTALFALLEGLHAGWPSPAAVIGIPVGFVGAAESKAALAEDAEALGLPFVTVRGRLGGSAVASAVVNAVAARLGAAP from the coding sequence ATGAGCCGCTACGAATACGCGCGCGACCCCGCGGCCATCTACAGCGAGAGCTTTGCGACCGTGCGCCGCGAGGCCAATCTGGCGCGCTTCGATGCGGCCGAAGCCGACATCGCCGTGCGGATGGTACACGCCTGCGGCCACGTGCCGATCGCCGATGATGTGGTGTTTGGCGGCGGTTTCGTGCCGGCGGTGGAGCGCGCGCTGCGCGCGGGGGCGCCGATCTTCTGCGACTGCGAGATGGTGCGTCGCGGCGTGATCGAGCGGATCCTGCCGACGGCCGCGAGCGCCCCCCGGTGCTGCCTGACACACTCCGATGTGCCGGCGTTGGCAAACCGATTGGGCACGACGCGCTCGGCCGCCGCCGTCGAACTCTGGCGCGACGAACTCGCCGGTGCGGTGGTGCTGATTGGCAATGCACCCACCGCGCTGTTTGCCCTGCTGGAGGGCCTGCACGCCGGTTGGCCGTCGCCGGCGGCGGTCATCGGCATCCCGGTGGGTTTCGTGGGCGCCGCGGAGTCCAAGGCTGCCCTTGCGGAGGACGCCGAGGCGCTCGGTCTGCCGTTTGTCACCGTGCGCGGTCGCCTCGGTGGGTCCGCGGTCGCCAGTGCCGTGGTCAACGCCGTCGCGGCGCGGCTGGGCGCTGCGCCTTGA
- a CDS encoding ATP-binding protein has product MRLPLSAVVGQAEAKLALQLAAIDPSLGGVLLRGPRGTAKSSMARGLAAWLDGAPFVDLPLGADEDKLVGSLDLQAVLQDKHVRAEPGLLARADGGVLYADEVNLLPDHLVDLLLDAAASGVVQVEREGVSRRFDAAFVLVGTMNPDEGDLRPQLLDRFGLCVDVLTPTDPRERSAVLHQRLQAQHDGARFAAEHAAAEDAARARLRAARAGLAAVAVAHMCERVAVACADAGVDGLRGDLAWLAAARAHAALHGRSRVEDDDLAVTRDLALRHRLPEQPPEPPTGRRPNDSRQSTRPDSAAVAASVPSLARDGDSARAEARVGRGARGQTAATRDRAGAARRVETGAAVAWASTLRHAGGVPTSIEAIRHRARYRKQGGAWIVLLDCSASMLRGGVLARTQGAVADLVRQAYWQRRDIAVLRFGGDGVETLVPLGRAPKRTPLCVRVVQGGGGTPLAAGLAAVRELVHRAAGDATDRQLWLFTDGRVPRQTLPDPGCAVTVVDTLGGAGGHARRLATQLGGESRALDSLVRRAA; this is encoded by the coding sequence GTGAGGCTGCCTCTGAGCGCCGTCGTCGGGCAAGCGGAGGCAAAGCTCGCGCTGCAACTCGCGGCCATCGACCCGAGCCTTGGCGGTGTGCTGTTGCGTGGCCCGCGTGGCACCGCGAAATCCTCGATGGCCCGTGGGCTGGCGGCCTGGCTGGACGGCGCGCCCTTCGTCGACCTTCCGTTGGGCGCGGACGAGGACAAACTGGTCGGGTCGCTCGACCTGCAAGCGGTGTTGCAGGACAAGCACGTGCGCGCCGAACCGGGCTTGCTCGCGCGTGCCGACGGCGGCGTACTGTATGCCGACGAGGTCAATCTCCTGCCGGACCACCTTGTCGACCTGTTGCTCGACGCCGCGGCGTCCGGGGTTGTGCAGGTGGAGCGCGAAGGCGTGAGCCGGCGTTTCGATGCGGCCTTCGTGCTGGTCGGCACGATGAACCCGGATGAGGGCGACTTGCGGCCTCAATTGCTCGACCGCTTCGGTCTGTGCGTCGACGTGCTCACGCCGACGGACCCGCGCGAGCGCAGCGCCGTGTTGCACCAACGCCTTCAGGCGCAACACGACGGCGCACGCTTTGCCGCCGAGCACGCCGCCGCGGAAGACGCGGCGCGGGCCCGCTTGCGTGCAGCGCGGGCGGGTTTGGCCGCGGTGGCCGTGGCACACATGTGTGAACGCGTGGCGGTGGCCTGTGCCGACGCCGGCGTTGACGGCTTGCGCGGGGACCTGGCCTGGCTGGCAGCAGCGCGTGCCCACGCGGCGCTCCACGGCCGTTCGCGGGTTGAAGACGACGACCTCGCCGTGACACGTGATTTGGCCTTGCGCCACCGGTTGCCGGAGCAGCCACCCGAGCCACCGACCGGGCGGCGGCCGAACGACAGCCGGCAATCGACGCGGCCGGACAGCGCAGCGGTGGCTGCCAGCGTGCCATCGTTGGCGCGAGACGGTGACTCTGCGCGCGCGGAGGCCCGTGTCGGGCGGGGAGCGCGCGGGCAGACTGCCGCCACGCGCGACCGCGCGGGTGCAGCGCGCCGGGTCGAGACCGGCGCCGCCGTGGCCTGGGCCAGCACCCTGCGTCACGCGGGCGGCGTGCCGACCTCGATCGAGGCAATTCGCCACCGTGCGCGGTATCGAAAACAAGGCGGTGCCTGGATTGTCTTGCTCGATTGTTCAGCGTCCATGCTGCGCGGTGGCGTGCTCGCGCGCACCCAGGGCGCGGTAGCCGACCTGGTCCGCCAGGCGTATTGGCAACGCCGTGACATCGCTGTGCTGCGGTTCGGTGGCGACGGGGTCGAGACCCTGGTGCCGCTCGGCCGCGCGCCCAAACGGACGCCACTGTGCGTGCGGGTCGTTCAGGGCGGCGGGGGCACGCCGTTGGCGGCTGGGCTTGCCGCGGTCCGCGAACTCGTGCACCGCGCCGCCGGTGACGCCACCGACAGGCAACTCTGGCTGTTCACCGACGGTCGGGTGCCTCGACAGACACTGCCTGACCCGGGTTGCGCTGTGACCGTGGTCGACACGCTCGGCGGCGCCGGTGGCCACGCCCGACGCCTGGCCACGCAGCTCGGTGGCGAGAGCCGCGCACTCGACAGCCTCGTGCGGCGCGCCGCATGA
- a CDS encoding DMT family transporter: MHAIAQRGPDRVVFAIGLMLCAYFLFSGVDASVKWLSAVGFAAVQLAFMRYAGHAVLSLAVVVRHGQRAVHVAPSERALVVLRALCILASTVLNFIAIRYLPLTLTATIMFTVPLIVCALSGPVLGERVGPWRWGAVAVGFVGVLIAMRPFSAQFHWAMVLSLATALSFAGYTLLTRKLAGRVSPEAQQLYTGLLGVLALGPVTLSVWQSPDNGLDWALLLGVGGLAWVGHEIMTRAHAHAPASVLSPFLYSLLPFMGFWSYTVFGHVPDVATLVGAGTVIAAGLVIWARERRRSAAVPDSRPLG; the protein is encoded by the coding sequence GTGCACGCAATAGCGCAGCGCGGGCCCGACCGCGTGGTGTTTGCGATCGGGCTGATGCTCTGCGCCTATTTCCTGTTCTCGGGCGTCGACGCGAGCGTCAAGTGGTTGAGTGCAGTTGGCTTTGCCGCAGTTCAGCTCGCGTTCATGCGCTACGCCGGGCACGCCGTGCTCTCACTCGCCGTCGTCGTGCGTCACGGCCAACGGGCGGTGCACGTGGCGCCGTCCGAACGGGCGCTGGTGGTGCTGCGCGCGCTGTGCATTCTGGCGAGCACCGTGCTGAACTTCATCGCCATTCGCTACTTGCCGCTCACGCTGACGGCCACGATCATGTTCACCGTGCCGTTGATTGTCTGCGCACTGTCCGGACCCGTGCTGGGTGAGCGGGTTGGGCCGTGGCGCTGGGGCGCGGTGGCCGTGGGTTTCGTGGGGGTGCTGATCGCGATGCGCCCGTTCTCCGCGCAGTTTCACTGGGCCATGGTGTTGTCGTTGGCGACGGCCTTGTCGTTTGCAGGCTACACGCTGCTGACCCGGAAGCTCGCCGGCCGCGTCTCGCCCGAGGCACAACAGCTCTACACCGGACTGCTCGGCGTGCTGGCGCTTGGGCCGGTCACGCTGTCGGTCTGGCAATCACCCGACAACGGGCTCGACTGGGCCCTGTTGCTTGGCGTGGGCGGGCTCGCCTGGGTGGGTCACGAGATCATGACGCGTGCGCACGCGCACGCGCCGGCGAGTGTCCTGTCGCCGTTTCTCTACAGCTTGCTGCCGTTCATGGGCTTCTGGAGCTACACCGTGTTCGGCCACGTGCCCGACGTGGCGACGCTGGTGGGTGCCGGCACGGTGATCGCGGCTGGTCTCGTGATCTGGGCGCGTGAACGGCGGCGGTCGGCTGCTGTGCCCGATAGCCGCCCGCTGGGGTGA
- a CDS encoding NAD(P)-dependent oxidoreductase codes for MSFERIGFIGLGLMGSAMVECLQGAGLALGVVANRSRTAVDAAVARGAVEYGSARALAESCDLIMLCVDTSASVESRMRGDDGVIAGLQNDAVVVDFGTSLPGSTRALGADVAAAGGHMLDAPLGRTPSHAREGKLNIMASGDEAVFDRVKPVFDVVGENVFHLGALGTGHTIKLLNNLFGMTVASATAEAFALCDGLGIDRKQFYDVVAAGPNHSGMMGFVAEYALKGNPEALAFSLVNARKDVRYATDMAADAGLTSQTGSAARGLIEAAVDAGAGDRMVSTLIDTLAPD; via the coding sequence ATGTCTTTTGAGCGAATCGGTTTTATTGGTCTTGGCCTCATGGGGTCGGCGATGGTCGAGTGCCTGCAAGGTGCCGGACTCGCGCTCGGCGTGGTTGCCAACCGCAGCCGGACGGCGGTCGACGCCGCCGTGGCACGCGGGGCGGTCGAGTACGGCAGCGCGCGCGCCCTCGCCGAGTCCTGCGACCTGATCATGCTGTGCGTCGACACATCCGCGTCCGTCGAGTCGCGCATGCGCGGCGACGACGGGGTGATTGCAGGCTTGCAAAATGACGCTGTCGTGGTCGATTTCGGCACGTCCTTGCCGGGGTCGACGCGGGCGCTCGGCGCCGACGTTGCAGCGGCCGGCGGCCACATGCTCGACGCGCCGCTCGGTCGCACGCCAAGCCACGCACGCGAAGGCAAGCTCAACATCATGGCGTCGGGCGACGAGGCGGTGTTTGACCGCGTCAAACCCGTGTTCGACGTGGTGGGTGAAAACGTCTTTCACCTCGGTGCCCTCGGCACCGGCCACACGATCAAGCTGCTGAACAACCTGTTCGGTATGACCGTTGCCTCGGCCACAGCGGAGGCGTTTGCGCTGTGTGACGGCCTTGGCATCGACCGCAAGCAGTTTTACGACGTGGTCGCCGCCGGGCCCAACCACTCCGGCATGATGGGCTTCGTCGCCGAGTACGCCCTGAAGGGCAACCCCGAGGCGCTCGCGTTCAGTCTGGTCAACGCCCGCAAGGACGTGCGCTACGCCACCGACATGGCGGCCGACGCGGGGCTGACGTCGCAGACCGGGTCGGCGGCGCGCGGCCTGATCGAGGCAGCGGTCGACGCCGGAGCGGGTGACCGTATGGTGTCGACTCTGATCGACACACTCGCGCCGGACTGA
- a CDS encoding altronate dehydratase family protein — translation MDAFVRLSEQDNVITLTEDGAAGSVINGLTLRDDVPQGHKVATQHIADGAPLYKYAQRIGTANGAIEAGSHVHTHNLDFQPVSTAYDFATDAIAPAAPDRVDTFQGYRRANGKVGTRNYIAVLTSVNCSATAARYIAQAFTDADLGAYPNVDGVVAYVHGTGCGMSGKESFEALSRVMHGYAQHPNHAGVLLVGLGCEMLQIDTLLERYGLQSGPLFQAMNIQDCNGLRATVERGVALVREMLPLANAVARESCPASDLQVALQCGGSDAWSGVTANPALGYAVDLLAAQGGTGVLAETPEIYGAEHLLTRRAVNRDVGEKLLDRIRWWEDYTARNGGSLDNNPSPGNKKGGLTTILEKSLGAAAKGGTTQLTGVYQYGEAVTEPGFAFMDSPGYDPVSVTGQIAGGCNLVVFTTGRGSAFGSKPAPCIKVSTNSQLYARQQDDMDIDAGRVLSENLPVETVGREIYARLLEVASGDPSHSEAYGLGDFEFVPWQIGATV, via the coding sequence ATGGACGCCTTTGTGCGACTGTCCGAGCAGGACAACGTGATCACCCTGACCGAAGACGGGGCCGCAGGCAGCGTCATCAACGGGCTGACGCTGCGCGACGACGTGCCCCAAGGCCACAAGGTGGCGACGCAACACATCGCCGACGGCGCGCCGTTGTACAAATACGCGCAACGCATCGGCACGGCCAACGGGGCCATCGAAGCGGGCAGCCACGTGCACACGCACAACCTCGATTTCCAGCCGGTGTCGACGGCCTACGATTTCGCCACCGACGCCATTGCACCCGCTGCGCCCGACCGTGTCGACACCTTCCAGGGGTACCGCCGCGCAAACGGCAAGGTCGGCACGCGCAACTACATTGCGGTACTGACGTCAGTGAACTGTTCGGCCACTGCGGCGCGGTACATCGCGCAGGCCTTCACCGACGCGGATCTCGGTGCCTACCCGAACGTTGACGGGGTGGTCGCCTACGTGCACGGCACCGGCTGTGGCATGTCCGGCAAAGAGAGCTTCGAGGCCTTGAGCCGTGTCATGCACGGGTACGCGCAGCACCCGAACCACGCGGGCGTGCTGTTGGTCGGCCTCGGGTGCGAGATGTTGCAGATCGACACGCTGCTCGAGCGCTACGGCTTGCAATCCGGACCCCTGTTTCAGGCCATGAACATTCAGGATTGCAACGGCCTCAGGGCGACAGTCGAGCGCGGGGTGGCGCTGGTGCGCGAGATGTTGCCGCTCGCCAACGCGGTGGCACGCGAATCCTGTCCGGCATCCGATCTCCAAGTCGCGCTGCAGTGCGGTGGCTCGGACGCCTGGTCTGGCGTCACAGCAAACCCCGCGCTTGGCTATGCCGTCGACCTGCTCGCGGCGCAGGGCGGCACCGGTGTGCTCGCTGAAACACCGGAAATCTACGGGGCCGAGCACCTGCTGACGCGCCGCGCCGTGAACCGCGACGTCGGTGAGAAGCTGCTCGACCGCATCCGCTGGTGGGAGGACTACACGGCGCGCAACGGGGGCAGCCTCGACAACAACCCGAGCCCGGGTAACAAGAAAGGTGGCTTGACAACGATATTGGAGAAATCCCTCGGCGCGGCTGCCAAGGGCGGCACGACGCAATTGACCGGCGTGTATCAGTACGGCGAAGCGGTCACAGAACCGGGCTTTGCCTTCATGGACTCACCCGGTTATGACCCGGTGTCCGTGACCGGTCAGATCGCGGGTGGCTGCAACCTCGTTGTGTTCACAACCGGGCGCGGGTCCGCCTTCGGGTCCAAGCCGGCACCGTGCATCAAAGTGTCCACTAACAGTCAGCTCTATGCGCGGCAACAAGATGACATGGACATCGATGCGGGGCGCGTGCTGAGCGAGAACCTGCCGGTCGAGACGGTGGGCCGTGAAATTTACGCGCGGTTGCTCGAAGTGGCCTCCGGTGATCCGTCCCACTCCGAAGCCTATGGGCTCGGTGACTTCGAGTTCGTGCCCTGGCAGATCGGCGCGACGGTGTGA
- a CDS encoding phytanoyl-CoA dioxygenase family protein codes for MLSDAQRTAFERDGYLVVPACVEPTLLDRVEAEYDRLLDPLVGSALARRQLAAPPVGGFLSRLRALHQGGVDWFQPLDISLPGGEIDADTPFHIGPAVFDLMTHPTLLDVAAALIGPELALNPIQHVRLKPPADELASTEDRAHVGLTAWHQDRGVAHADADRTPMVTVWVAMTDATVENGCLTVVPGPVDDGLIDHCPAGQTHIPASLLDMDRARPLPVPAGSLVVLHPSTPHASLPNRSTGIRWSFDLRYHRLGEPSGRAHFPSFVVRSVNHTPVAHWEAMRDAWRAARDRLAQQPHIPIHRWDGNTPACA; via the coding sequence ATGTTGAGCGATGCACAACGCACGGCGTTCGAACGCGATGGCTACCTTGTGGTGCCGGCGTGCGTCGAACCGACGCTGTTGGACCGGGTCGAGGCCGAGTACGACCGTCTCCTGGACCCGCTGGTCGGCAGCGCGCTGGCGCGGAGGCAGCTGGCTGCGCCGCCGGTGGGCGGGTTCCTGTCCCGGTTGCGGGCGCTGCACCAGGGCGGCGTGGACTGGTTTCAGCCCCTCGACATCTCCTTGCCAGGCGGTGAGATCGACGCGGACACGCCGTTTCACATCGGGCCGGCGGTGTTCGATCTCATGACGCACCCGACGCTGCTCGACGTCGCCGCCGCGTTGATTGGCCCCGAACTCGCGCTCAACCCGATTCAGCACGTGCGCCTGAAGCCGCCCGCCGACGAGCTCGCCTCGACCGAAGACCGCGCCCACGTGGGGCTCACGGCCTGGCACCAGGATCGGGGCGTGGCGCACGCCGACGCCGACCGGACCCCCATGGTGACCGTTTGGGTGGCGATGACCGATGCCACGGTCGAGAACGGCTGTCTCACGGTCGTCCCGGGGCCCGTCGACGATGGCCTGATCGACCACTGTCCGGCCGGACAGACCCACATTCCGGCGAGCCTGCTCGACATGGACCGTGCCCGCCCGCTGCCGGTGCCGGCGGGGTCGCTGGTGGTCCTGCACCCCTCGACACCGCACGCCTCGCTGCCGAACCGGAGCACCGGGATACGATGGTCTTTCGACCTGCGCTACCACCGCCTGGGCGAACCGAGCGGCCGCGCGCATTTTCCGAGTTTCGTTGTGCGCAGTGTGAATCACACGCCGGTCGCGCACTGGGAGGCGATGCGCGACGCCTGGCGAGCTGCGCGCGACCGGCTGGCGCAACAGCCACACATTCCCATTCACCGCTGGGACGGCAACACACCCGCCTGCGCCTGA